Proteins encoded by one window of Halorubrum ruber:
- the queC gene encoding 7-cyano-7-deazaguanine synthase QueC — MSNKSAVILVSGGMDSATAVYEAMDQGYEPYFLHTSYGQRTEDKEYECAQALAEEVDAADFLHIETGHLAQIGASSLTDEEMDVADADLESDEIPTSYVPFRNANLLSMATSYAEATDSEALFIGAHSEDFSGYPDCRPAFFDAFQQVINVGTKPETEIELKAPFVEWSKTDIAERGLELGVPYDITWSCYRDEEPACGTCDACAFRLEAFRNAGSRDPIAYAERPKFS; from the coding sequence ATGAGCAATAAAAGCGCGGTCATTCTGGTTTCTGGCGGGATGGATAGTGCGACAGCGGTGTACGAAGCAATGGATCAGGGGTACGAGCCGTACTTCCTCCACACCTCATATGGGCAACGCACCGAAGACAAAGAGTACGAGTGCGCACAGGCACTTGCCGAGGAGGTCGATGCGGCTGACTTCCTCCACATTGAAACGGGCCATCTCGCACAGATTGGGGCGTCGAGCCTGACGGACGAAGAGATGGACGTCGCCGATGCTGACTTGGAGAGCGACGAAATTCCCACGTCGTACGTCCCCTTCCGCAACGCGAATCTACTGTCGATGGCAACATCGTACGCAGAGGCGACTGACTCGGAGGCGCTGTTTATCGGAGCCCATTCTGAGGACTTCTCCGGGTATCCGGACTGTCGTCCGGCCTTTTTTGACGCCTTTCAGCAGGTGATCAACGTCGGAACGAAGCCCGAGACGGAAATCGAGTTGAAAGCGCCGTTCGTCGAGTGGTCGAAAACAGACATCGCTGAGCGTGGGTTAGAACTTGGTGTCCCATACGACATCACGTGGTCGTGTTACCGGGACGAAGAGCCGGCGTGCGGGACGTGTGATGCGTGTGCGTTCCGGCTTGAGGCGTTCCGAAATGCTGGGTCACGTGACCCGATTGCGTACGCTGAGCGACCTAAGTTTTCGTAA
- a CDS encoding DEAD/DEAH box helicase family protein, with translation MSHEGLHVPDWIEARPYQQEAIQEWMSAGGKGILEMATGTGKTVTALLAATRVDQSVDKKFLLVVAVPYQHLVNQWKSNLDDFGATPVLAFESRRNWQPRLERELLEFNNGMRDTCVVVTTHRTLSGESARKTIRRANGNSMLIADEVHHMGAAQTQEALSDQFDLRLGLSATPERWYDEEGTKELDAYFGGTVFEYGLEKAIEAGALCEYYYIPHIVELQDEEMEEYMRLTTKIGRLAGKSNDKEGNLNLEQNPALQQALFKRARLIGTAREKLFLLIDLLNSEIDTKHTLVYCSDGKLEVDGQLQRHVDLTTERIRNECNLSVERFTARENQQERKQLLTRFDEEEIDVLTSIRCLDEGVDIPATRTAYILASTSNPRQYVQRRGRILRKYEGKKYAVIHDFITIPDTQRHPEMLSDDQYEIERTLIRKELERVSMFAETARNHPDADVDGVPTSTGSLQEVKRRYDLLAG, from the coding sequence ATGTCTCATGAGGGCCTCCACGTTCCTGATTGGATAGAAGCCCGTCCATATCAACAAGAAGCAATACAAGAGTGGATGTCTGCCGGAGGAAAGGGAATACTAGAAATGGCAACAGGGACTGGTAAAACGGTCACAGCCCTCCTTGCCGCGACGCGTGTGGATCAGTCTGTCGATAAAAAATTCCTGCTCGTCGTCGCAGTGCCATATCAACATCTCGTTAATCAGTGGAAATCTAACCTCGATGATTTCGGTGCTACCCCTGTTCTTGCCTTTGAATCACGACGTAATTGGCAACCTCGGCTTGAACGTGAGCTGCTAGAATTCAACAACGGAATGCGTGACACCTGCGTAGTAGTTACAACACACCGAACGCTGTCAGGAGAATCTGCGAGAAAAACAATTCGAAGGGCTAACGGGAATTCAATGCTGATTGCAGATGAAGTACACCATATGGGTGCTGCTCAGACACAGGAGGCACTTAGTGATCAGTTTGACCTCCGACTTGGTCTTTCGGCAACGCCAGAAAGATGGTATGATGAAGAAGGGACGAAAGAATTGGATGCATATTTTGGAGGAACCGTTTTTGAATATGGACTTGAGAAAGCTATCGAAGCCGGTGCACTATGTGAGTATTACTACATTCCCCATATAGTCGAATTACAGGACGAAGAGATGGAGGAGTACATGCGTTTGACCACAAAGATCGGTCGACTTGCAGGGAAATCGAATGACAAAGAAGGGAATTTGAATCTTGAACAGAATCCTGCTTTACAGCAAGCTCTTTTTAAAAGAGCTCGATTAATTGGTACCGCTCGTGAGAAGCTATTCTTGCTTATTGATTTATTGAATTCTGAGATAGATACCAAGCACACGCTTGTCTACTGTAGTGATGGCAAATTGGAGGTTGATGGCCAATTACAGCGTCACGTAGACCTGACAACAGAGAGAATCCGAAATGAGTGTAACTTGTCTGTTGAGCGCTTTACCGCACGCGAAAATCAACAGGAACGAAAACAGCTGTTGACACGGTTCGATGAGGAAGAAATTGACGTTCTAACTTCTATTAGATGTCTTGACGAGGGCGTTGATATTCCTGCTACACGGACGGCATACATCCTAGCAAGTACATCGAATCCACGACAATACGTCCAACGAAGAGGACGGATCCTTCGAAAATACGAAGGTAAAAAATATGCCGTAATTCATGACTTCATCACAATACCAGATACTCAAAGACACCCAGAAATGCTGTCCGACGATCAGTATGAAATTGAGCGGACACTCATCCGGAAGGAACTCGAACGAGTTTCGATGTTTGCGGAAACTGCTCGGAATCATCCGGACGCCGATGTTGATGGTGTTCCGACATCCACGGGGTCATTACAAGAAGTAAAGCGTAGATATGACCTCCTCGCCGGATAG
- a CDS encoding 7-carboxy-7-deazaguanine synthase QueE, translating into MPVVSDVEEPTTDADAAGEGLPINEVFYSLQGEGTLAGVPSVFVRTSGCNLRCWFCDSYHTSWEPTGAWRDVDTIVEEVQSHEQANHVVLTGGEPLIHEESIDLLERLDAEGYHTTVETNGTIYRDAPIDLASISPKLASSTPTPDRDPKGEGEWEEKHEQNRIDMDALSQMVDDYETQLKFVVTDETDLPEITDLVDRVRAAATTTIADDDVLLMPEGMTREQLDGTRSQVAELAMEYGYRYTPRLHVDLWNDAPGT; encoded by the coding sequence ATGCCAGTCGTAAGCGATGTGGAAGAACCCACAACGGACGCTGACGCGGCTGGTGAGGGCCTCCCAATCAACGAGGTGTTCTACTCGTTGCAGGGTGAGGGGACGCTCGCAGGCGTTCCCTCTGTCTTCGTGCGGACTTCTGGGTGTAACCTGCGGTGTTGGTTCTGCGATTCCTACCATACGTCGTGGGAGCCGACCGGCGCGTGGCGCGATGTCGACACGATCGTGGAAGAAGTACAGTCGCACGAACAGGCGAACCACGTCGTACTCACGGGCGGGGAGCCGCTCATCCACGAGGAGTCCATCGATCTCTTGGAGCGACTCGACGCCGAGGGGTACCACACAACGGTGGAGACAAACGGGACCATCTACCGGGACGCACCAATCGACCTCGCAAGCATCAGCCCGAAGCTGGCGAGCAGCACGCCGACGCCGGATCGGGACCCGAAAGGCGAGGGCGAGTGGGAAGAGAAACACGAGCAAAACCGGATCGATATGGATGCGTTGTCCCAGATGGTCGACGACTACGAGACGCAACTCAAGTTCGTCGTGACCGATGAGACAGACCTTCCGGAGATTACGGACCTCGTCGATCGAGTGCGGGCGGCGGCGACGACGACCATTGCTGACGACGACGTGTTGTTGATGCCGGAAGGTATGACGCGGGAGCAACTTGACGGAACGCGAAGCCAGGTGGCAGAGTTAGCGATGGAGTACGGCTACCGATACACCCCCCGACTCCACGTGGACCTGTGGAATGACGCACCCGGGACATGA
- a CDS encoding DUF262 domain-containing protein translates to MEEESNTPLCGKEIFLYPGDPDGTGMLAYDTTQYRDQYDNLQFADSTQFISSLEENIRLENRSLLRVAEGERFVVPEYQRNFTWEEDQHEELWNTILSIQDLKPKANNLPVDTYFGTVYVARDADGDVFEIIDGQQRLTTVAIILKNLKQQLEARFDSIDGQLLEYAQHVCDRHLEDLLFRADGPAITPFITLNDHDQPFFDIVFKEKEDRIKPVKNLPQYDGRKTNSITVQSLLDELDIPEEAYEEDEDFEDTDMLESYRYYGDAHRRLVNADKFYKKNIRQFIEKDIFETPATKVRALLNLTHYILRSLRVSECIFETSNQELRIEVFQSLNDRGVELSNMDKIRARVVGRFQGESDSGVQIDRWESVVKTFGGDSDDVEDFLAHYLAATEKEFSTVTEAKNEMLEAFRLKQIGHHDIQSRLASPGQARDFLEELVNYAQRYREIVSADLTDDDLELKDPEKSECEEILKRLNKLGTKQWRPFVMYVYQAVTEAPQKDQFLVDVLKTVENISFRFSISDLVGTVVDDTYPDSCQEFRELEQTGNQFDSEEVSEILIENIDNSARQMFGESFIDRLVSKESWNNNKTKQLYLKVADEDFRKRNQVGITNSHLSSDSSEVHIEHVLPVSYILPKKDHPYAWLEHFFRNNGDNKIRTQIDYLQSRDAHELSPGDDGYDEIERIVNGIEERFVRDLGNMILLDEAVNRPIQNRLFSVKLKEYHKEHSKDMENIINQYFGTDGAIDEAELQRLLALDMPDDETRSSSPSLVQDFNEWWTYERLVQRKSQLVSEILESLTFPTRPDEFEPFVDDIENIVEEDVQKRLAVLTV, encoded by the coding sequence ATGGAAGAGGAATCCAATACGCCACTTTGTGGCAAAGAGATTTTTCTCTATCCGGGTGACCCGGATGGAACCGGTATGCTAGCGTACGATACCACCCAATACAGAGATCAGTATGATAATCTTCAGTTTGCAGACAGTACACAATTTATTAGTTCATTAGAAGAGAATATACGCCTTGAAAATCGTTCTCTCCTCCGCGTAGCAGAGGGAGAGAGATTTGTCGTACCTGAATACCAGCGGAATTTTACTTGGGAAGAGGATCAACATGAGGAACTTTGGAACACTATATTATCTATTCAGGACCTAAAGCCGAAAGCGAATAATCTTCCTGTTGATACTTACTTTGGAACTGTGTACGTCGCCCGCGACGCCGACGGAGATGTATTCGAGATTATTGACGGTCAGCAGCGTCTGACCACAGTAGCAATTATTCTAAAGAATCTAAAGCAGCAGCTAGAAGCTCGATTCGACAGTATAGATGGGCAGCTTCTCGAATATGCACAACATGTCTGTGACCGCCATTTAGAGGATCTATTATTCCGTGCTGACGGTCCGGCTATTACTCCCTTCATTACGTTGAATGACCACGATCAGCCGTTCTTTGATATTGTGTTTAAAGAGAAAGAGGACCGGATTAAACCAGTAAAAAATCTCCCGCAATATGATGGACGAAAGACAAACTCAATCACTGTGCAGTCACTTCTTGATGAACTTGATATCCCAGAAGAAGCATACGAAGAGGATGAAGACTTTGAGGACACTGACATGCTTGAATCGTACCGCTACTATGGAGATGCACATAGACGACTCGTTAATGCTGACAAATTCTACAAGAAAAATATTAGACAGTTCATTGAGAAGGATATCTTTGAAACTCCGGCGACAAAGGTCCGAGCGTTGCTAAATCTGACTCACTATATTCTCCGTTCCCTTCGCGTCTCAGAATGTATCTTTGAGACTAGTAATCAGGAGCTCCGAATCGAAGTCTTTCAATCGCTCAACGACCGTGGTGTTGAGTTATCGAATATGGATAAGATTCGAGCTCGTGTTGTGGGGCGATTCCAAGGAGAATCAGATAGTGGTGTACAGATCGATCGCTGGGAAAGCGTTGTCAAGACGTTTGGAGGAGATTCCGATGATGTTGAAGACTTTCTTGCCCACTATCTTGCAGCGACAGAGAAAGAATTCTCTACGGTCACAGAAGCGAAAAACGAAATGCTCGAAGCATTTCGTCTCAAACAAATCGGTCATCACGATATCCAATCGAGACTGGCAAGCCCAGGCCAGGCTCGGGACTTCTTAGAAGAATTAGTGAATTATGCACAGCGATATCGTGAAATTGTTTCTGCCGATTTGACAGATGACGATTTAGAGCTGAAAGACCCAGAAAAAAGCGAGTGTGAGGAGATTCTCAAGCGGCTCAACAAACTTGGAACTAAACAGTGGCGGCCGTTCGTGATGTACGTCTACCAAGCGGTGACGGAAGCCCCACAAAAAGATCAGTTTTTGGTCGATGTCTTGAAAACAGTAGAGAATATCTCGTTCCGATTTTCTATATCGGATCTTGTCGGCACAGTCGTTGATGACACTTATCCGGATTCCTGCCAAGAATTTCGAGAGCTTGAGCAGACGGGGAATCAATTTGATTCCGAGGAGGTATCTGAGATTCTTATTGAGAATATCGATAATTCTGCACGACAGATGTTCGGCGAATCATTCATCGATCGACTTGTTAGTAAAGAGAGTTGGAACAACAACAAGACAAAACAACTGTACTTGAAGGTCGCGGATGAAGACTTTAGGAAGAGAAATCAGGTTGGGATCACGAACTCTCACCTCAGTTCAGACTCTAGTGAAGTACATATTGAACACGTACTCCCAGTATCATACATTTTGCCTAAGAAAGACCATCCGTATGCGTGGTTAGAGCACTTCTTCCGTAATAACGGAGATAACAAGATTCGCACTCAGATCGATTATCTTCAGTCACGTGACGCACACGAGCTGTCACCCGGTGACGACGGCTATGATGAGATCGAGCGAATCGTAAATGGAATCGAGGAACGCTTCGTACGTGATCTTGGAAACATGATTTTGCTTGACGAAGCGGTCAACCGGCCGATTCAGAATCGTCTCTTTTCAGTCAAGCTCAAGGAGTACCACAAAGAGCACAGCAAGGACATGGAAAACATCATCAACCAATACTTCGGTACTGATGGAGCAATTGACGAAGCGGAACTTCAGCGCTTACTAGCGCTTGATATGCCCGATGATGAGACGAGATCTAGTTCTCCCTCACTTGTTCAAGATTTCAACGAGTGGTGGACGTATGAGCGCCTCGTACAACGGAAATCACAGCTAGTGTCTGAAATTTTGGAATCACTCACATTCCCAACCAGACCAGACGAGTTCGAACCGTTTGTAGATGATATCGAAAATATAGTCGAGGAAGATGTTCAGAAGCGTTTAGCAGTTCTAACTGTCTAA
- a CDS encoding AAA family ATPase, whose amino-acid sequence MQLQQIELLNFRQFRHEAIEFAQSSDKNVTIVHGANGSGKSTLLNAFTWLLYDEVDFDTRPDRLASEGAMAEASVGDSICVCVELEFLHDGTEYVARREVEYEKRADGDFDGELVDANMTVKYREGGQWEERLNPDNTLDQIIPKRLSGLFFFDGEDIDELAGIDNQDRIQEAIQNIMGLTILERSTRHLDTVADRFEDEVEKYASDELSDLISQKRDIEEAIDDLQRKLQDTKRSKDQVEQEIFDLEQKLERLDESAALQERRNEYREERSDIEENIEQINEQIRKEVSDHGFIPLSMPLIRETAEELDSMRERGLIPSELSNSFIDSLLESGSCLCGRELKPGTEHYRKVEAMKGEAIGDGVEQGALRIVGHLNRVSEEESKFFETADELIEERKELHDELDDYDELIDEISSELQKLDQTTESGQTIGELESEREENERKRDDLISDIGGIEERIDHKEDELESLKEEIEQQRDEHEEALLAKRRQKATELVEEELESSFSEFKNQVREWANDEIRKTFGEIASKNFTAEITEEFKLKIWQEVGDDRVEVDKSTGERQIASLAFIGSLVKIARQRYESEKDSEYFTGGIYPLVMDSPFGALDKRHRQKVGEVIPTLANQVVVFATDSQWEGPVEEEMSDRIGEQFWLDYDPGESPGEYPQTKVRSESTSMEAN is encoded by the coding sequence ATGCAGCTACAACAGATTGAGTTACTAAACTTTCGGCAGTTCCGGCACGAAGCGATTGAATTTGCTCAGTCCTCTGATAAAAATGTCACCATCGTACATGGTGCCAATGGGTCCGGTAAATCGACATTACTCAACGCGTTTACTTGGCTGCTCTATGATGAGGTGGATTTCGACACGCGTCCTGACAGACTGGCAAGTGAGGGTGCAATGGCCGAAGCATCTGTAGGTGACTCGATCTGTGTTTGTGTGGAGCTAGAATTTCTACATGATGGTACTGAATACGTCGCTAGACGGGAGGTTGAATATGAAAAACGGGCTGACGGCGATTTTGATGGTGAACTTGTCGATGCCAATATGACAGTCAAGTACCGGGAGGGTGGCCAGTGGGAGGAGCGACTGAATCCTGATAATACGCTTGACCAGATTATCCCGAAACGATTGAGTGGCTTGTTTTTCTTTGACGGAGAGGATATAGACGAACTTGCAGGGATTGACAATCAAGATCGCATTCAGGAAGCAATTCAAAATATAATGGGGCTCACTATTCTTGAGCGCTCTACCCGTCATTTGGATACTGTAGCGGACCGATTTGAAGATGAGGTGGAAAAGTATGCAAGTGATGAACTTTCAGATCTTATCTCTCAAAAGCGTGATATAGAGGAGGCTATTGATGATCTTCAACGAAAACTCCAAGATACGAAGCGGTCTAAGGATCAAGTAGAACAAGAGATATTTGATCTTGAGCAAAAACTTGAACGGTTAGATGAGAGCGCCGCTCTTCAAGAGCGAAGAAATGAATATCGAGAAGAACGCTCCGATATTGAAGAGAATATTGAACAAATAAATGAACAGATCCGGAAAGAAGTCAGTGATCACGGCTTCATTCCCCTCTCAATGCCCCTTATTCGGGAGACTGCAGAAGAGCTAGATTCGATGCGGGAACGTGGACTCATTCCTTCTGAATTGAGCAATTCATTCATTGATTCTTTACTTGAATCTGGGAGCTGTCTCTGCGGTCGTGAGTTGAAGCCAGGAACTGAACATTATCGTAAGGTGGAGGCGATGAAAGGTGAGGCAATTGGTGATGGCGTTGAACAAGGGGCACTTCGTATTGTTGGACACCTAAATCGGGTCTCCGAGGAAGAATCCAAATTCTTTGAAACTGCTGATGAACTTATCGAGGAGAGAAAAGAACTTCATGACGAGCTTGACGATTATGATGAGCTAATCGATGAGATAAGTTCGGAACTACAGAAGCTTGATCAGACAACTGAATCTGGTCAGACAATTGGTGAGTTAGAATCTGAACGTGAAGAAAACGAAAGAAAGCGAGACGACCTCATTTCAGATATAGGCGGTATTGAAGAGCGAATCGATCACAAGGAAGATGAGTTAGAGAGCCTCAAAGAGGAGATAGAGCAGCAACGCGATGAACATGAGGAGGCCCTCCTAGCCAAGCGTCGGCAAAAGGCGACTGAACTTGTAGAAGAAGAGCTAGAATCTTCGTTCTCTGAGTTCAAAAATCAGGTCCGGGAGTGGGCAAATGACGAAATAAGAAAAACGTTTGGTGAGATTGCGAGCAAAAACTTCACTGCTGAAATAACCGAAGAATTCAAGCTCAAAATCTGGCAAGAGGTCGGTGACGATCGTGTCGAAGTAGACAAATCAACCGGGGAACGCCAGATTGCTAGTCTTGCTTTTATTGGCAGTTTAGTCAAAATCGCCAGACAGAGATATGAATCTGAGAAAGACTCAGAGTACTTCACTGGTGGAATTTATCCGTTGGTGATGGACTCTCCTTTTGGCGCTCTTGACAAGCGGCATCGACAAAAAGTTGGAGAGGTTATCCCCACTCTTGCAAACCAAGTAGTGGTCTTTGCGACCGACTCGCAGTGGGAAGGGCCAGTTGAAGAGGAGATGTCCGACAGGATCGGCGAACAATTTTGGCTTGATTACGACCCGGGAGAGTCGCCCGGCGAGTACCCCCAAACGAAAGTTCGCTCAGAGAGCACATCCATGGAAGCTAACTAA
- a CDS encoding ribbon-helix-helix domain-containing protein — MPKVSVEIPQELLDDLDDHVGDEGKFVNRSDAIRASIRKTLDLLEEIDERQGRIDSSEADD; from the coding sequence ATGCCGAAGGTAAGCGTTGAAATCCCTCAAGAGTTACTTGACGATCTTGACGACCACGTCGGCGACGAAGGAAAATTCGTCAACCGAAGCGACGCGATTCGCGCCTCAATCCGCAAAACGCTCGATCTGCTAGAGGAAATCGATGAACGACAAGGGCGGATTGACTCATCTGAGGCTGACGACTGA
- a CDS encoding 6-pyruvoyl trahydropterin synthase family protein, producing MSRSISRDESESDVLREAGQRTLHIGEDNPIRISSGHRILHHDGKCSRPHGHNYEIAVEVTGELIEEGWVVDKGDVTDVIDAWDHRFLVEEGDPLVDAFEASGDGDALVVLDHPPTAEVMSVLLEQRMLDAFPDTVSDVSVSVSETGELCASY from the coding sequence ATGTCCCGAAGTATATCAAGAGATGAATCCGAATCAGACGTCCTTCGTGAGGCCGGCCAACGAACCCTCCACATCGGAGAGGATAACCCCATCCGAATTAGCTCGGGCCACCGTATTCTCCACCACGACGGAAAGTGCTCGCGGCCACACGGCCACAACTACGAGATCGCCGTCGAAGTTACCGGCGAACTCATCGAAGAGGGGTGGGTCGTCGACAAAGGTGACGTCACAGACGTCATCGACGCGTGGGATCACCGATTCCTTGTCGAGGAGGGTGACCCGCTCGTCGACGCATTCGAGGCGTCGGGCGACGGCGACGCCCTCGTCGTCCTCGATCACCCACCAACGGCAGAGGTAATGAGCGTGCTCCTCGAACAGCGAATGCTCGACGCGTTCCCCGACACCGTCTCCGACGTGTCGGTGTCGGTGAGTGAAACCGGCGAGCTCTGTGCGAGTTACTGA
- a CDS encoding queuosine precursor transporter — METEDTRAIFTAVFAGSIVLANVLAAKLTWIELPGLGGVAVPAGFVAFGVAYLASDLLVEYHGKEYAATVVNGTVVTLVIAYALVFLAIWMPSAPFYGGQDAFVSTLGGSASIILASVVALAFAQHLDVRLFANLKTRTGGRHRWLRNCGSTAVSQGVDTIVFITLGFAIFPALGLGGEPTWGWALASIVAGQYIVKLLVALIDTLPFYVVTEFVKQPV; from the coding sequence ATGGAGACTGAGGATACTCGCGCGATCTTCACCGCCGTGTTCGCCGGTTCAATCGTTCTCGCAAACGTCCTCGCAGCGAAACTGACGTGGATCGAGCTCCCCGGGCTTGGGGGCGTCGCCGTCCCCGCCGGTTTCGTCGCCTTCGGCGTGGCTTACCTCGCTTCAGACCTGCTTGTCGAGTACCACGGGAAAGAGTACGCTGCGACCGTGGTCAACGGAACCGTCGTCACGCTCGTCATCGCGTATGCGCTCGTGTTCCTCGCCATTTGGATGCCGTCTGCCCCGTTCTACGGTGGACAAGACGCGTTCGTATCGACGCTTGGCGGCTCCGCATCGATCATCCTCGCCTCCGTCGTCGCGCTCGCGTTCGCCCAGCATCTCGACGTCCGATTATTCGCCAATCTGAAGACTCGCACCGGCGGTCGCCATCGCTGGCTTCGGAACTGTGGGTCTACTGCAGTCAGTCAAGGCGTGGACACGATCGTGTTCATCACGCTCGGCTTCGCTATCTTCCCGGCACTCGGCCTTGGTGGGGAGCCAACGTGGGGCTGGGCACTCGCCTCAATCGTCGCTGGGCAGTACATCGTGAAGCTGCTTGTCGCGCTAATTGATACGCTTCCGTTCTACGTTGTAACAGAGTTTGTAAAGCAACCAGTCTGA